TCCTTCCTGCATTTTCCAGGTGCTTTTTgggtgcacagagcagccagaaaTAGTCAGGGATGAGGGACTGTGGGGTGTGAATACAGAGGGGgtgggtgctggcactgctcacgtccccccagcagcctgggctgctctcccctctgccccccagccctgccacagcttCAGGCTGCCATCATTCAGCTCCAGTCAGCCtctcctgtgcagctgtggagctgcctggagcatCCTGGAACAGGGCAGAGACTCGCTGCCCTCAGCACCCAAACCTGGGCATGGTGCCCGCCCCTAAGAGCAGCCTCCGGCCTCAAATACCCCCCAAATCTGACCATAATGATGGTGGCACGGATCCAGCAGGATATATATAGGtcccacttccctgggaaggggATGTGGACCTGGGAAACccccggctgctgctggggaggaagagCTGGGCTGAGTCAGCTCCCCTCGAGGAATCCTGTTTGTCAGCAAACaaggctcagccctggcacccaCAAAACGCCCCCAGATCCCCTCCTGCCCTTGCCACCCCTTTGGATGGGCGATGGGGATGCTCACCCTGCACACCCCACGGGCTGGTAGGGACCCAGGATGGTGTGGGAGCCTCCTGGCATCCCACTGGAGATGCTGGATCTGTGCAGGGGGAGTGGGATGGGGGCTCCCCTGCTCCTggaaagcaggaagaggagcagggggagcagcaggggggAAGGAAATGCCTCTTCCAGTGCAGTCACTCTAAGCAAAGTGCTTCAGGAAATTTTGCCTCAAGTGTGTTTGCTTTAAACATCTGCTTCCCAACCGTTCACACAGATTTTGGGGGGCCCCAGCATCAGAGCCGGTGCCTGGAGCTCTCAGCcatgctggcaggagctgggggcaggaagggaggatgtatccatccctctgccctcaTTCCAGTGGCCATGAACCCACGAGCATCCACAGGGAAGCAGGTCAGGGGAACACTACCAGGAATCAGCCCCCAGTCACCTCCTCAggcaccccagggctgggacaggggagtCACACGCTCCAATCCCCCCTTGCATCCCAGACTTACACCAAGCTACACTTCTCtgtttattaataatattaaatatacaagttgatttccattattttctttaaatagacttttaaatgcctttgtataaaatatttcaggatttcattgtataaaaaaaaaacacccaccccaaaaccaacaaaaaaaccccaactcaacaacaacaacaaaaaaggcaaaataaatcCAACATGGGTAAAGGCAAGTTTTCTCCCcgaggagcagctcctccacagTGTAAACTTGTGACTTACACCACCAGGAGTTTGGCCCCAGACTTCCTGCTGCATCAGGGCTTTCATCCTGATTTACACCAGTCCCTCGCCTGGGAACCCCCTCCTTCTGCCAGTCAtaaatacatacacatacatacacatatatatataaacccCAAATTAATAGcaatgctttctttaaaaacataaaagttGGGTTTGTCCATATTTTCATCcttcatataaaaataatacttgAAACTCCCAGAGCAGCGCGGGCCACGCTTCatctggggctggagggagccAGGGGGCATCTCCAGGGCTGGTGAGTCCCAAACCAGGCTCTTCCCAAAGCCCACgagtggggctgtgcaggaaggCTCAGGGTGCCCAGCAGGGGCAGTTCCAGCTCTTACACCCAAGTGGATCCCatccttcccagccccattcccttctccaaaGCGCAGTCACCAAAGAAATGGAATCCCAGCGAGGCCAGCTCGCAGCGAGGACCCCCCACAACACTTGTGCAGGATAAAGACTTCCATCcactctattaaaaaaaaaaaaaaataagccctATCAacaggaggatggggagggactgggacgGTGCCAAGggtcaccccaaacccagccccatgCAGGGACATGGGCACAGGTTGGCTTTAAATATTCACAGTGTGAGGGTTTGAGTTGCAAGTCAGGGCTGGGTGTCTCAGGACTGGCCCCCCGGAATTCAGGATGCTCCAGTTGAAGCCTCAGGAAAGGCAGGGTGAAGGGGGCGATGGGTGCTGCTCCAAACCCAGTCTGCTGGGGTGGGAGAAGAGCCAGAGGATTTGGGGAGCCGATCCCCTCCGTCTTCATCCAGCCGTGTCCGAGTGGGATCACATCCATCATCCCATATCCAGCATCTCCATGgtcctgctcagcactgcagcgccacagcagccactgctgtcccagcacagcctgcagtcATGGTCCCTTCACTTCCCGGAGCCCGGGGGTGCCACTCAGGGCACATCCCCCCATCCTTTTGTCCCTGCCAGGGAGTTTTTTGCCGTCTCTGGCCACCGGCACGGGGCAAGGGAAGAGGGAGTGTCAGCATCACGGTGGGATCGCGGCAAGGCTGGCCCATGCCAACCCTCCTTCCACCCGGATCCATCCCCCGAGCAGCTTCACATCCTGCCTGGGGccctgggaaaaggaggagagagatgagcaggggctgaggctctgccagggagggCAGCGAGGGGAGAAACACAcgaaaaccacaggaaaaaatactatGTATATTAAGAGAGTGCCAGTAATGGATTAACGAGCTGCGAAACCACATGCTGGCAGCGCCGGGGCGCAgacctgctcctgtccctgtcttCCCACCCAGAATTTCCCCGCCCATGGCCAAGGTCAGCACCAATGGGGACAGTCCAGGGACACAATGGTGTCCTCACAGCTTGGACCGGAGCCCTTCAAGGTCCCACCGAGCCCCTGATCACCTCAGAGATCCTGAGTCTCCAGCTCTGAACACTCCCTTGCTCCCTGCAGCGCCCTATGACAGAAAGATGGGGGGTTTAGAGCAGGGATCCCCAGGGTGCGGGTCCCCAAAGCCCCCCCACTCAGGATGCTGTCACACCCACCTCCTCTCTGGCTCCTCGGGGTCACAGCCTCCATCTTCCAGCGGCCGCTCCAGGACCTGTGTGGAGGGAGGGAAACTGGGAGATGAGCcatggggaaggggaggaggctgcagcagcagctgcaaatcCCCCAGATAACATCCTCCCATCACACTCAGCACCACCAATTGTTCCCCAGCCTCAAAATTACGGGGAAAATGGGGCTCAACCCACACTGGCCAAGAAACgggtggggaaactgaggcaggagagAACCTTGGTGCCCAGGGAGGAGACCAAGGGGAGGTCTTACCCTAGATTTATACTTGTAGAAGAGCAGCCCTCCCGTGGCCAGCAGGACGGCCACCACGCTGGCCACCGTAATGTAGATGAGGGGCTCCTGTCGGCCCTCCCGGGCGGGCGGCTCCTTCCTGCGCTGCTCTGCGCCCAGAACAAAGCCAGAGTCAAagctcggcccggccccgccgccgtGCTCGGGGCCCCGCAGCcggctgagcccccagccccacgcCCTGGCCCCGTGGCGGGGGCTGCCCGGGGCTGGCAGCTCGGGGGCCATCCTGGAGAAGCGCAGCTGTGTCACGGGCTCGGCCGCTGCCGCGGGGCGgatcctgcctctgccagcgCCGGGCGATGCTGCCGGAGGGGTGGTCCCGAGCCCGCCGAGCTGATCCGGGAGGATGGAGCCTCCCCACTGCTGGCCTGCGTCCTGCGGCAGGTGGCCGGTGCCCCACTCCACCAGCTCTCCATCCCCACGGAGGACGGGGATGTCACCCGGTGCCAGGCTCAGCGTCCCGGCCGCATCTTGGAGGGCTTCGGCactgctggctggagctgtcTGCTTCATCCCAGGGGCCAACACCAGCGCTGTGTCACCTACCATGGCACCCAGGACCTCCTCGGTCCCTGAGCCCCCGTCCGTGCTACTGGGGGGCTGAGATGGGGCCTCTAAGTCAGCGAGGGTGGCatggaggaggctggaggggaccTGGGTGCTAGCGGGTGCCGTGTCCctgccagtggcagcagagagggagggctgggtggcagaagggagggcaggggacaggcaaTTGCAGTCAGGATCTGTCCCCACACCtgaaagaaggagagagaagagacaGCCGTGGGGTCACCAGCCTCCAAGAGGGGCACAGACAGCAGATCTGAGGTCAGgggcactgtccccatccctccccgCAGCCCTGGGCCAGCGGGTCAGACAGCCCCTCAAAAAATGGGAGAGCGAGGGCGAGGCAGggaacaggcaggagcaggcagggcagcatgAGGGTGACAAGCAGGAGGTGGGATGAAGCAAACCCGAGGCACCGGGTCCCCTGAGCTGATGGCAGCAGGTTATTCACAACTTGCAGGAGCCAGCCAGCCACGTTTAACGTCCCCCAGGGCACAAGGACatggcacagctgtgacacCAGGATGAAGCCAGACATCTCCTCCATGCAAGCACAGCACGGGCGCTCCTGGAAGCACAGACGGCAACACAGGGCTCTTCCAGCCCGGCAGCAACACCGTCCCTGAAGGCTTGGccaggggaaactgaggcacgagGCAGCTGAAGTGACACAGCCAAGGTCATGCAGCGCGTTGGTGGCACAGCAGTCCCTCCATTTCTCCGTGTTATGCTCCACCCAGCATTGGGGCTTTGAGACAGAGCCGAGCCCGATTCCTCCTTGGTCCCCCTCAGCACCTCTCCCTTGCCTTGCTTCCAGCAGGACTTAGCCCAAATCCCATCTTCAAATGGCAGCCAGCCCCTTCTCCCCTGACACTGATGCAGAGCTCGCTGACACAGGGAAAGAGACCAAGGTGGACACGTGCCACACTCACAGACACGACTCTTAAGGTGCTCCATGCAGGTGAGCCCAAGCCCCCCAGACTGGCACAGGTTTACTGGGCAGAGGCCAAGCCTTGGCACCTCACCTGGTGAGGATCCAGCCTTCCTGGGTCCTGGGCAGGCCCTGCGGTAGACGTGGCTGCAATCCTTCTCAAAAGTCTCCTGGTTCTGCAGCAGACGCTTGATGTCCTGGAAGAAATCCTTCACCAACACCAGCATCTCGTAGGGGGAGGTGGTGAACTCCTTGAAGCACATCTGTGAGAGCTGGAGGAAGCGCCAGGCTCAGCATCAGCTTCATGGCAgacccagtgccaccaccccagTGCTCCCAAGGCAGGATTTGCTGGCTCCTCGTGGCTCCATGTCCATGCACCCCCcgcctctgctctgctccacagccctgcccacacACCCACCCCAGGATGCTCTGGACATCCCATTTCAGCCCAGGATGAGGACCCAGGCCCAAACCCCCACGAGGCTGGGGACACTGTACCGTTCTctcctcatcatcctcctccctgATGCAGGGCTCCACGCTCTCGTCGATGCGGTTGTACATCCTGCGCACCGTCTGCATCTTCCGGGCGTTGGACGAGTTCTCCTTGAACTCTGTTCGCTCCAGGATCTTGCCCATCAGGGGAAAGGCAGCTTTCACATAGCAGATGGAGTCATTCTGCAAGGATACACACCCACCCAAAATGACAGGGGTTACTGGATGGGCATCCCACTCTGCCTGGGGGAAACAAGCACAGAGGCACAAAATGCCTTTCTGCAATCCCACAGGATGCCCAGACTGGGACCAGGAAGCCACATGGCCAAGCAGGATGGGTCCCTCCTGAGCAGTCTCCTGCACAGGGAGACAAGACTGGGGAGCAGGGGACCTCCCACCATGaaccagccagccctgcttcctgTCCCCTactgtccccagcaggacaccCACTCACCAACTGCATCTTGTCAATGAACTTGAAGGAGACCCTGCCCGGGTGCTGCATCTGGGTGTCAGCCTGGAAGGACAAAGCAGGATGTCACCCCACATCCCCAGGAacagtgctggggctgagcaacCCCAGAtatgctgtgctctgggcacaAAGGAGTGCCTGAGACCCTCAAATCCACAGGAGGATTTTGTTCCCATTTCTGcttcatcccatcccacactcctcctcctcacaaAGGGACAGGAcactcctcctgcagctgcaggagtaAGCTCAGGATTCCTGCTCCCATCAGGATGTTGTACTCCCCGAACCACAGACCTTCTCTTgtctttccctgcctgctcccaccccgcctctcttcctcctcctcctcctcctcctcttcctgccagcgccacagcagagcccagccctgcttaATTCTCCTCGTGTCTCCCCCACACCACTCTCTCCTCTAAATCCAGGCTGCAAAAGAGCATCCTGCCGTGCAGGAGGTGGCCGTGTCACCAGGGTCACACATTCTCCGGGATCACACAGCGCCGGGGTCCCACACGCAGCGCTGCCGGCCGCCCTGCCACGACCCTTTCCAACGGGACTAAAAACCCACCCTAACCAAACGCTCTCCCTCCGGGCTGGCATCCCAGGCTGGGAGGACGAGGGCTGGCAGAATTGCCGGCCGGCAAATCTCCTGCTAGCCTGGGACGCCGTCCCGGAAACAATTGCTCCATTATCCTGCAGGCGCTGGAGCGAAGGCCAGCTCCTCCATCAGCGAGGGCTACAATCCCCAGCAGGAAAACCACATCTTCCATTCaaacctgctccatcccctttcTCCCACAGCCGCGGACCCAATTTTAATCCCTGGGCGGGGAGCAAAGGCTCCGGGTGTGCAGAGGGGGCTCGGGCAGAGGAAGCCGAGCTCGCCCAGCGGCTCCTGCCCCGCAGCTCGGTGGTTAAAGAGGAAGAGGTGAAGCGAGCCCGGACACGGCGGTTTCCGAGCTCGCAGCGAGGCTCGGGGCTCGGAGGCGCCGTTCCCGTCTCTCGCCCGCACACCCCTCTTGCTGCAGGCAGAATTTAATCTGCGACAACCCTGCAAATCCCTGCGTGCCCCCGATTCTCGCTTCTCCCCTGAACATCCGCGTGATTCCCCGCTCGGAGGTGAGCCAAGGGCCACGGAGACAGAGATACGGCCCCGGCAGCTGTATCCGCTGGGGCCAGGGGTGGCCGTGCTGCGGGGCGgctgccagcacccagagctgccacatGGGATGACGGCCCCATCGCCCAGCCCGGCCGGCTCCATCGCCCGGCCGGGCCCCCCTCGCTGCCTGCCACCCACCCACAGCCCCGTTGCCAGCCCAGCTTCCAGGCAAGCAGCTGGACTCAGGAATGCAGCCGGATTCCTCCGCTTAACCCCTGCGCAGCCGCCCGGAGAGCACCGCAGCCCGCAGCGCGGCCCCTCCGCTGCTTCCCCAGCGCCCCTGCACCCGACCAGCCCCACTCCTGTCCCCTTCCCGGCCCCGCTCCTGCTTCCGTTTGCTCTCGTTCCTCCTGTCGCCGCTTTTCCATGGGCACCCTTGGTAAAGGCACAACATCTGTCACCCCCGGTGCTCACTTGTCCCTTGTGCCCGTGGATGCTCAGCTGCTGGGTACCATCGCTTCTCTAGGGGAGCCGAAAGTCACCCCATTTCCTTACTTCACCATTAAACAAAAGCTGATTTGTGCCCGTCTGGCCCCAAatgagcccccagcccaccGCACAGCCCCActcaccagctcctccagctcgGCCAGGTGTCTCTCTGTGATGATCTGCTGGCAGTAGCTGTTCTGCTCCGTCTCATGGATGcggagcaggaggaggaggagggacgACAGCAGGGAGCAGCGGAGCAGG
The sequence above is a segment of the Oenanthe melanoleuca isolate GR-GAL-2019-014 chromosome 26, OMel1.0, whole genome shotgun sequence genome. Coding sequences within it:
- the CSF1 gene encoding macrophage colony-stimulating factor 1 isoform X2, with the protein product MPRLGAKVCLLRCSLLSSLLLLLLRIHETEQNSYCQQIITERHLAELEELADTQMQHPGRVSFKFIDKMQLNDSICYVKAAFPLMGKILERTEFKENSSNARKMQTVRRMYNRIDESVEPCIREEDDEERTLSQMCFKEFTTSPYEMLVLVKDFFQDIKRLLQNQETFEKDCSHVYRRACPGPRKAGSSPEQRRKEPPAREGRQEPLIYITVASVVAVLLATGGLLFYKYKSRVLERPLEDGGCDPEEPERRALQGARECSELETQDL
- the CSF1 gene encoding macrophage colony-stimulating factor 1 isoform X1 → MPRLGAKVCLLRCSLLSSLLLLLLRIHETEQNSYCQQIITERHLAELEELADTQMQHPGRVSFKFIDKMQLNDSICYVKAAFPLMGKILERTEFKENSSNARKMQTVRRMYNRIDESVEPCIREEDDEERTLSQMCFKEFTTSPYEMLVLVKDFFQDIKRLLQNQETFEKDCSHVYRRACPGPRKAGSSPGVGTDPDCNCLSPALPSATQPSLSAATGRDTAPASTQVPSSLLHATLADLEAPSQPPSSTDGGSGTEEVLGAMVGDTALVLAPGMKQTAPASSAEALQDAAGTLSLAPGDIPVLRGDGELVEWGTGHLPQDAGQQWGGSILPDQLGGLGTTPPAASPGAGRGRIRPAAAAEPVTQLRFSRMAPELPAPGSPRHGARAWGWGLSRLRGPEHGGGAGPSFDSGFVLGAEQRRKEPPAREGRQEPLIYITVASVVAVLLATGGLLFYKYKSRVLERPLEDGGCDPEEPERRALQGARECSELETQDL